A genomic window from Halodesulfovibrio sp. includes:
- a CDS encoding 3-isopropylmalate dehydratase small subunit, producing MTLQGKAHKVGDHIDTDAIIPARFLVTTDEKELGESCMEGLEEGWVKRVQEGDIMVAGENFGCGSSREHAPISILGAGMKVVVAHSFARIFYRNSFNMGLLLIEIGEEIVHFEDGHIVAVDIEAGTVVNVTTGKVVEFPPLPQFMRDFVDNGGLIPFVSEKLEDK from the coding sequence ATGACTTTGCAAGGTAAAGCTCACAAAGTGGGCGATCATATAGATACAGATGCCATTATTCCGGCGCGTTTTCTTGTAACCACAGATGAAAAAGAGCTTGGTGAAAGCTGCATGGAAGGTCTTGAAGAAGGCTGGGTAAAACGTGTGCAGGAAGGCGACATTATGGTTGCCGGTGAAAACTTTGGCTGCGGCTCATCACGTGAGCACGCACCAATTTCTATCCTCGGTGCAGGCATGAAGGTTGTCGTAGCGCACTCTTTTGCCCGTATATTTTATCGGAACAGCTTTAACATGGGCTTGTTACTTATCGAAATCGGCGAAGAAATTGTACACTTTGAGGACGGACATATTGTTGCTGTCGATATCGAAGCAGGTACGGTTGTTAACGTAACAACTGGGAAGGTGGTAGAATTTCCTCCTTTGCCGCAGTTTATGCGTGACTTTGTCGATAACGGCGGACTTATTCCATTCGTAAGTGAAAAATTGGAAGATAAGTAA
- a CDS encoding secondary thiamine-phosphate synthase enzyme YjbQ, with translation MELLEIRTTTREELIDITSRVQTLVTENNWEDGILLLYCPHTTGAVTVNEGADPDVARDITVNMRKLVPHTGDYLHMEGNSDAHIKSSMFGCEQMLIVEDGRIQLGTWQSIYFCEFDGARNRKLWIKFMG, from the coding sequence ATGGAATTACTTGAAATACGCACAACCACCCGCGAAGAACTTATTGATATAACATCAAGGGTACAGACCCTTGTTACTGAAAACAACTGGGAAGACGGTATTCTTCTGCTCTATTGCCCGCACACAACTGGTGCTGTCACCGTTAATGAGGGAGCCGACCCCGATGTGGCACGGGATATCACAGTAAACATGCGAAAGCTTGTGCCGCATACTGGGGACTATCTGCACATGGAAGGCAACAGCGATGCTCACATCAAATCAAGTATGTTCGGCTGTGAACAAATGCTTATTGTTGAAGACGGGCGAATACAGCTCGGCACATGGCAATCTATCTATTTCTGTGAATTTGATGGAGCAAGAAACCGGAAACTCTGGATTAAATTTATGGGCTAG
- the speB gene encoding agmatinase gives MNRFLASELKETTPEQCRFQIVPVPFEATVSYGGGTSNGPRAILEASDQLELWDGESIPADEGIFTHTPVDCTGPTEQVLARIEAAVTAASEHGLPVMLGGEHSVTLGALRALKKKHGSFGIVQFDAHADLRKAYEGDPYSHASVMHRALELDIPIFQLGVRAFCTEEVAVRAKHNIPHIDAKELAREPLPERLLPEDFPENIYITFDVDGLDPSVIRATGTPVPGGIHWWQALTLLEKAVENRNVIGCDVVELAPQEGDHASDFAAAQLTYSMLGIIQRSNK, from the coding sequence ATGAATAGATTTTTAGCATCCGAACTTAAAGAAACAACACCGGAACAGTGCCGCTTTCAAATTGTTCCTGTTCCTTTTGAAGCAACAGTATCCTATGGCGGCGGCACTTCCAATGGTCCCCGTGCAATACTTGAAGCGTCCGATCAACTCGAACTATGGGATGGTGAATCCATTCCCGCAGATGAAGGGATATTCACCCATACACCAGTAGATTGCACAGGTCCGACAGAACAAGTGCTTGCCCGGATTGAAGCAGCCGTAACAGCAGCTTCTGAACATGGACTCCCCGTTATGCTTGGTGGAGAGCACTCAGTAACACTCGGCGCACTGCGCGCCTTAAAAAAGAAGCACGGTTCATTCGGCATCGTCCAGTTCGACGCCCATGCAGACTTGCGCAAGGCATATGAAGGTGATCCCTACAGCCATGCATCTGTTATGCATCGTGCTCTTGAACTCGATATACCAATATTTCAGCTTGGCGTGCGGGCTTTCTGCACAGAGGAAGTTGCTGTTCGTGCCAAACACAATATTCCACATATTGATGCCAAAGAATTAGCGCGCGAACCACTGCCTGAACGACTATTACCGGAAGATTTTCCAGAAAATATCTATATCACCTTTGACGTAGACGGGCTTGATCCTTCTGTTATCCGCGCAACAGGCACTCCTGTCCCCGGTGGCATCCATTGGTGGCAAGCTCTTACGTTACTTGAAAAGGCTGTGGAGAACCGGAATGTTATTGGATGTGATGTAGTTGAACTTGCCCCGCAGGAGGGCGACCACGCATCAGACTTTGCTGCTGCACAACTTACATATTCTATGCTGGGTATCATTCAACGATCAAATAAATAA
- the leuB gene encoding 3-isopropylmalate dehydrogenase, with product MDMNIVLLPGDGIGPEITEQAVAVLQKVADKFGHKVTLTEELIGGCAIDATGKPLPKETVEACKNADAVFLGAVGGPKWDNLDGATRPEAGLLGIRKELGLFANLRPAKLFPELSSACFLRPDIVEDGIDVMVVRELTGGIYFGQPQGQEERDGVRYGYNTMVYNEDEVRRIAHTAFKAAMKRDKRVCSVDKANVLEVSRLWRAVVEEVAAEYPEVELSHMYVDNAAMQLVRDPNQFDVIVTGNLFGDILSDEAAVITGSIGMLPSASLNKSGSGLFEPIHGSAPDITGQNKANPLASILSMAMMLRHSFNLMKEADAIETAVQKVLREGYRTGDIMSNGGTLVGCNTMGNLVVERL from the coding sequence ATGGATATGAATATAGTTTTGTTGCCGGGTGACGGCATTGGGCCGGAAATCACCGAGCAGGCAGTGGCTGTTTTGCAAAAAGTGGCTGATAAATTCGGTCATAAGGTAACATTGACTGAAGAACTCATTGGCGGTTGCGCCATTGATGCCACAGGCAAACCTCTGCCAAAGGAGACTGTGGAGGCATGTAAAAATGCAGACGCAGTATTCCTTGGTGCTGTAGGTGGTCCTAAGTGGGATAATCTTGATGGAGCAACTCGTCCAGAAGCCGGATTACTTGGTATCCGCAAAGAACTTGGGTTATTTGCGAACCTGCGCCCTGCTAAATTGTTCCCAGAGCTTTCCAGTGCATGTTTTTTGCGTCCGGATATTGTTGAAGACGGCATTGACGTAATGGTTGTGCGCGAGCTTACAGGTGGTATTTACTTTGGTCAGCCGCAGGGGCAGGAAGAGCGTGATGGCGTACGATACGGCTACAACACCATGGTCTACAATGAAGATGAAGTGCGCCGCATTGCTCATACTGCTTTTAAAGCAGCTATGAAGCGCGATAAGCGTGTGTGCTCTGTGGATAAAGCCAATGTGCTGGAAGTATCCCGCTTGTGGCGTGCAGTAGTCGAAGAGGTTGCTGCTGAATATCCTGAAGTAGAGCTTTCACACATGTATGTTGATAATGCTGCAATGCAGCTTGTTCGTGACCCGAATCAGTTCGATGTTATTGTGACCGGAAATTTGTTTGGTGATATCCTTTCGGACGAAGCAGCTGTAATTACTGGTTCAATCGGTATGCTTCCTTCTGCCTCATTGAATAAATCCGGTTCCGGTCTTTTTGAGCCGATTCATGGTTCAGCACCGGACATTACAGGACAGAACAAAGCGAACCCGCTTGCCTCAATCCTTTCTATGGCAATGATGCTGCGTCATTCTTTCAACCTTATGAAAGAAGCAGACGCTATCGAAACAGCAGTCCAGAAGGTGTTGCGTGAAGGCTACAGAACCGGCGATATTATGTCGAACGGTGGTACACTTGTTGGCTGCAACACTATGGGGAATCTTGTTGTAGAGCGTTTGTAG
- a CDS encoding metallophosphoesterase family protein: protein MKFAIISDIHSNVFALEAVLNDILAHGADHIVNLGDTLYGPLAPRATYELITACNVTSICGNQDRLLYEATPEEIAKNPTLQFVLNDLGEAPVEWLDTLGFDCQITREIYACHGSPTNDLTYLLEDISNGKNQVRSDDEILRMLDGEDSEVILCGHTHVPRVVELSSGQLIVNAGSVGLPAYTDNHPVVHSMQTYSSHASYTMLEQLSEGWKVQQMNIPYAVEDAVAAAIRQERFDWVRYLATGRGDNV from the coding sequence ATGAAGTTTGCTATTATTTCTGACATTCACAGTAATGTGTTTGCCTTAGAGGCAGTTCTCAACGACATTCTTGCTCACGGTGCCGACCACATAGTCAACCTCGGCGACACCCTGTATGGACCGTTAGCTCCAAGGGCTACCTATGAGCTGATAACAGCATGCAATGTTACGTCTATTTGCGGTAATCAGGACAGACTTCTCTATGAAGCCACACCAGAAGAAATTGCTAAGAATCCAACACTTCAGTTTGTGTTAAACGACCTTGGAGAGGCTCCCGTCGAATGGCTTGATACTCTTGGGTTTGATTGCCAGATAACAAGGGAAATCTATGCCTGTCACGGTTCGCCGACAAACGACCTGACGTATCTGCTTGAAGATATTTCCAACGGAAAAAACCAAGTACGCTCAGATGACGAAATATTGCGAATGCTCGACGGGGAAGATTCGGAAGTAATTCTATGCGGGCATACCCATGTTCCGCGTGTTGTGGAACTCTCCTCAGGGCAGCTTATCGTTAATGCCGGAAGCGTCGGTCTGCCTGCATATACGGATAATCATCCCGTTGTGCATTCCATGCAAACGTATTCTTCCCATGCGTCATACACAATGCTGGAACAACTCTCCGAAGGGTGGAAAGTACAACAAATGAATATTCCCTATGCAGTAGAAGATGCTGTTGCGGCAGCAATCCGACAGGAGCGTTTCGACTGGGTGCGCTACCTTGCAACAGGAAGAGGGGACAACGTCTAA
- the leuC gene encoding 3-isopropylmalate dehydratase large subunit has protein sequence MAHTLAQKILQKHTDQKIEGTGQIVQCDVSLVLANDITAPLAIKSFKAMGAKSVFDKDKVALVMDHFTPQKDIASAIQVKNTREFAQEQKITHYYEGGDCGVEHALLPELGLVGPGDIVIGADSHTCTYGGLGAFATGLGSTDVAGGMALGSTWFKVPPTIRALFNGELPEFVGAKDLILRLIGEIGVSGALYKALEFGGSTVDSLDVEGRMTIANMAIEAGGKCGLFPADAKTLEYTAARGRTDEALTPDEGAEYEQVITFDVSKMSPMVACPHLPDNVHPVEDVEPKKVDQVVIGSCTNGRISDLREAAAVLKGRSVASHTRTIVLPATPNIWKQALREGLIETFMEAGCIVGPATCGPCLGGHMGILADGEVAVATTNRNFKGRMGSLESEVYLSSPAVAAASALAGEIADPRKV, from the coding sequence ATGGCGCACACACTCGCACAAAAAATCTTACAGAAACACACAGACCAGAAAATTGAAGGAACCGGGCAGATCGTACAATGTGATGTGTCTCTGGTTCTGGCAAACGACATCACAGCACCACTTGCTATTAAATCATTCAAGGCAATGGGGGCAAAGTCTGTGTTTGATAAGGATAAAGTGGCACTGGTGATGGATCACTTTACTCCGCAAAAAGATATTGCTTCAGCAATTCAGGTGAAGAACACCCGTGAATTTGCTCAGGAGCAGAAGATTACACATTACTACGAAGGCGGCGACTGCGGCGTAGAGCATGCTCTTTTGCCGGAACTCGGACTTGTAGGTCCAGGCGATATCGTAATCGGTGCAGACTCCCATACGTGCACCTACGGTGGACTTGGTGCCTTTGCGACCGGTCTGGGATCAACGGATGTTGCAGGCGGTATGGCGCTTGGCTCAACTTGGTTTAAAGTGCCGCCGACAATTCGTGCATTATTTAATGGCGAACTTCCAGAGTTCGTCGGCGCAAAAGATCTCATTTTGCGTCTTATCGGTGAAATCGGCGTATCCGGCGCATTGTACAAAGCGTTGGAGTTCGGTGGCTCCACAGTTGATTCTCTCGATGTTGAAGGTCGAATGACTATTGCAAATATGGCAATTGAAGCTGGCGGTAAATGCGGTCTTTTCCCTGCGGATGCAAAGACACTCGAATACACAGCCGCACGCGGTCGCACCGATGAAGCTCTCACACCGGATGAAGGTGCAGAATACGAGCAGGTGATTACGTTTGATGTATCAAAAATGTCACCAATGGTTGCCTGTCCGCATTTGCCGGACAACGTGCATCCGGTAGAGGACGTTGAACCTAAAAAAGTAGATCAGGTGGTTATCGGTTCTTGTACGAATGGTCGCATAAGCGATCTGCGCGAAGCAGCAGCGGTACTCAAAGGACGTAGCGTAGCATCTCACACACGTACCATTGTGCTTCCGGCAACTCCGAATATTTGGAAGCAGGCATTGCGCGAAGGCTTGATTGAAACCTTTATGGAAGCAGGCTGTATTGTAGGGCCTGCAACCTGTGGTCCTTGTCTTGGTGGACACATGGGCATCCTTGCAGACGGTGAGGTGGCAGTAGCTACCACTAACCGTAACTTTAAAGGACGTATGGGTAGCCTCGAATCAGAAGTATACCTCTCAAGCCCTGCCGTTGCTGCGGCAAGTGCGTTGGCAGGTGAAATCGCTGATCCGCGTAAGGTGTAG
- the selB gene encoding selenocysteine-specific translation elongation factor → MPVVMGTAGHIDHGKTTLVKTLTGIDCDRLEEEKKRGITIELGFAFFDLPDGGKMGIVDVPGHEKFVKNMVAGASGIDFVMLVIAADEGVMPQTREHLEICSLLGIPTGFVALTKTDMVDEEWLELVQEDVKAFLEGSFLEDAPIFPVSSQTGDGLDTVRAHIAQMEQELKPQRRSDLFRMPVDRTFTMRGHGTVVTGTMVSGSLKIGEEVRFYPHERTGKVRGLQSHGSAVEVAPAGKRTAINIAGVEVADVHRGDVLALPETLFPSDTWHIELTCLSSSPSPLKNRTEIHFHHGARDVLARLYFPDRDKLMSGETAICEVRFPEPMVGVANDRCVVRSFSPLRTVAGGKLLHPEAERLRKKNPHYDVIWNSLQELPKAEPEDRVRLHLAMAAEKGLSFTRLCIFTDIETKKLEKILNLFGGKQEALCFDKEERQYIAGSVLTELSESCIEFMATFHKNEPMKAGLSRGMLASGWGKHLSPKLVHFLVERLIKGKQIAVDGDVLRLPTHKVSMAADQEGLRKAILEAYEKGGITPPNLKEVLEPLEVEVKEALPVLRLMEEKGEMVKVKDTLYYHAPALEKVKAMVCEYLSSHDDMGPAQLRDLTGLSRKYAIPLLEYFDRVRVTMRIGDKRQLRGTGGA, encoded by the coding sequence ATGCCTGTTGTAATGGGCACTGCCGGACATATTGACCATGGTAAAACGACGCTTGTTAAAACTCTTACCGGAATTGATTGTGACAGACTGGAAGAAGAAAAGAAGCGCGGGATAACCATTGAATTAGGTTTTGCATTCTTCGATTTGCCTGATGGGGGCAAAATGGGGATTGTGGATGTTCCGGGGCACGAAAAATTTGTTAAGAACATGGTTGCAGGTGCATCAGGTATCGATTTTGTGATGCTTGTTATCGCTGCTGATGAAGGTGTAATGCCGCAGACGCGTGAGCATTTGGAAATTTGTTCTCTCCTTGGTATACCGACAGGTTTTGTTGCGCTCACAAAAACCGATATGGTGGATGAAGAGTGGCTAGAGCTGGTTCAAGAAGATGTAAAGGCGTTCTTAGAAGGTTCATTCCTTGAAGACGCGCCTATTTTCCCTGTTTCATCACAAACAGGTGACGGCTTGGACACAGTACGCGCCCACATTGCTCAGATGGAGCAGGAGTTAAAACCACAGCGCCGCTCCGACCTCTTCCGTATGCCTGTAGATAGAACCTTTACCATGCGTGGTCATGGAACTGTTGTGACGGGCACGATGGTTTCCGGTTCTCTCAAAATTGGCGAAGAGGTGCGTTTTTACCCTCACGAGCGCACAGGTAAAGTGCGCGGTTTGCAGAGTCACGGCAGCGCTGTAGAAGTTGCTCCGGCTGGTAAACGAACCGCGATAAATATTGCTGGTGTTGAAGTTGCAGATGTTCATAGAGGTGATGTCTTAGCCTTACCTGAAACGCTGTTCCCTTCCGATACATGGCACATTGAGCTGACGTGCCTTTCTTCTTCTCCATCGCCGCTAAAAAATCGTACAGAAATTCACTTCCATCATGGTGCGCGGGATGTTCTGGCGCGTTTGTATTTCCCTGATCGTGATAAGCTTATGTCGGGTGAAACAGCTATCTGTGAAGTGCGATTCCCTGAACCAATGGTCGGTGTTGCGAATGACCGTTGTGTTGTGCGGTCATTTTCGCCGTTACGTACCGTTGCAGGTGGCAAATTGTTGCATCCGGAAGCAGAACGTTTGCGTAAGAAAAATCCACATTACGATGTGATCTGGAACAGCTTGCAAGAATTACCGAAGGCAGAGCCGGAAGACAGGGTGCGTCTGCACCTTGCAATGGCAGCAGAAAAAGGACTGTCCTTCACACGCCTTTGTATTTTTACTGATATTGAAACGAAGAAGCTTGAAAAGATTCTCAATCTATTTGGCGGTAAGCAGGAAGCTCTTTGTTTTGATAAAGAGGAACGCCAATATATTGCAGGTTCGGTGCTGACCGAACTTTCAGAAAGTTGCATCGAGTTTATGGCGACATTCCATAAAAATGAACCAATGAAGGCGGGGCTTTCCCGCGGTATGCTTGCATCCGGCTGGGGTAAACATCTTTCGCCTAAGTTGGTACATTTCCTTGTAGAACGTCTTATTAAAGGTAAACAGATTGCCGTTGATGGTGATGTTCTTCGTTTGCCGACACACAAAGTTTCTATGGCAGCAGATCAGGAAGGCTTACGGAAAGCTATTCTTGAAGCGTATGAGAAAGGTGGAATTACTCCGCCAAATCTCAAAGAGGTTCTTGAGCCGCTTGAAGTAGAGGTTAAAGAAGCACTTCCTGTACTTCGGCTTATGGAAGAAAAAGGCGAGATGGTTAAGGTGAAAGACACGCTGTACTACCATGCTCCGGCGTTAGAAAAAGTAAAAGCAATGGTGTGTGAATATCTTTCTAGCCATGATGATATGGGACCAGCGCAATTACGTGACCTTACGGGGCTTTCTCGTAAGTATGCCATTCCATTGCTTGAATATTTCGACCGTGTGCGCGTGACAATGCGCATTGGTGACAAACGTCAGTTGCGTGGTACTGGTGGTGCATAA